One Novosphingobium sp. 9U genomic window, CTTCCTTCGCTCTCCTCGCGCTGCGCACGGCTGCCAAGCAGGTCCGCTGCCGACACCGCCAGTATGTCACGAAGCCGGAAGCCGCGCGGGATCGGCATGGCCATTGTCAGCAGCGATCCCGCCTCGGCAGCGACGACCTCCTGCCAGGATTGCACCTCCTGCGCGTCGCACTTGAGTGCGCGCGAGACGCGAGGAGCGAGGAAGCGCAAGTCACGACGCGTGCCGAGCAGGAGCACCTTGCCCTCAGCCAGCGCGACCTTCGCTTCCCGGGCGAACGCGCGCAATGGGTCGCGGGTCTCGGCGTAGCGTGCAGGCGGTTCGCCGAACTCGCCTTGGATGGGCTTAGTCGAGTGGCTCGCCAGGTTCTCTTCCCAGCGTTCCTGGTCGCAGACGCCGCGCAGCGGAGATCCCTCGCCGCGTCCGGCGGCGTCGGCGGCTAGGTCGAGGAAGGTCAGGCGACGCTTGTCGGCACCGCGCTCTGCCAGGAGGCGCGCTCCCGGCAGGTGGTCGAGCAGAGCCACGCCTTGCTCGTCGTCCGGCTCACGGGCGCGGCCGATCTCGAGACTGTCGCAGCTGCCGAGCGTCAGCTGGGTGATCGCGTCGTATGGGCGGATCGAGACGATTGCGCCCTCCGCCACTTCGATGCGGCGCGGCCCCCCCGCATCGGCGGGATAGATGTCGATGACGTTGCCGCGCATGGCGAACTCGCCCGGCTCGTCGACCCGCTCGTCGGCGAAATAGCCGATCTCTTCGAGCATGCCGGTCAGTTCCGCGGCATCGAGCTTGTCACCGCAGGCGAGGATCGGTGGCGCCGTATCGTAAGTGGCGGGACGGGCGTACAGCCGCGCGCAGCTCTCTCCGGTGGTCACCAGCGCGGTATGGCCTGCCTCCGCGCCCTCTTGGGCCAGGCGCAGCGCGCGCAAGGCGCTGGTGCGCTGCCCGGCATTCGCGGGCGTTGGGGGCGACTGGTCTCCGGGCAAGGCATCACTGCCAGGGCAAAAGACGATGCGGTGCTCACCTGCGGCGGCCTGGAGTGCCTGCGCCACCTCGCGTGCACGGGGCTCGTCGCGGGCCATGTAGATACAGTCGCCGGAAGCGAGTTCATCCAACAAGACCGCTACAACCTCGCCGACACCATCGGCTTCGCCTTCTGAGTTCCTGCTGTCCGCTTTCGACACGCGCGCCATTTGGTTCATGGCAGCCGAACCCGGGACAGCGCCTGCTTGTTCCGTGAAATCAAACGGATGTGGTGAAGATCGCTATAGCGCGAGCCGCGAGGCGGTGGATCGAGCGGGGATGCTCCAGCCTCCTGCCCTCAGGCGGGCAGGCGCAGGTTCTCCAGCTGGTCCTTATGCGGCAGGTTCTCGTATGCGGGCTCAAAGCCCAGGATCACGTACATCTCGCGGTCGAGATAAGGCGCGGCATCGCCGGCCCGCATGTCCACCCGCGCGCACTCGCCGATGCCGGGCAGCTCGGTTCGGAACAGTCCCTTACGTACCGATCGGGTCATGTTTCGCTCGTTTCGCATACGCGCAGCCCTGCCGAGGGCGTGAGGCCGGGGCAAGGCGGCGCAGGGCTTTGTCACATTACGATCATGTCACAGTGACAAATCGTGTGCCGGATCGGGACGCGCGTCGCCGGTGAAGCTCGGATCAGCGATCCGCTAAACGCTTCGTAAAGGCTTGGCGCGCAAGGCCAGGACATGGATCACACACAATGAAGCATGAGCCGATTGATCATGGCGCGGCAACGCCGGCGCGCTCTGCTCCGCGTGCAGGAATTACGCTGATCTGCGAAGTGCGCCAAGGTTCGCGGCCGTGGGCTCCGGCGCGACTCGAAGACTTGTCGCCCGGCGGGTTTCGCATCGCTCGACTTCCGGGCGCCCGTGCAGAGCTGCCGCTGCGCATGCGCATACCGGGCATGCAATTGTTGAGCGCCGAGATCCGTTGGATGCGTGACGGCGCCGTCGGCTGTGCTTTTGCCGAGCCGTTGCACGTTGCGGTGTTCGAACACATCGTGCGCAGCGCCGACTGAAACGCTGCGCACGACCAAGCATCACATGTGGATGACGCGGCCGTAAGCGGCAAGCACCGACTCGTGCATCATCTCTGACAGCGTGGGGTGCGGGAACACCGTGCCGATCAGTTCTGCCTCGGTGGTCTCCAGCGTCTTGCCGACGACATAGCCCTGGATCAGCTCGGTCACTTCCGCGCCGATCATGTGCGCGCCGAGCAGTTCGCCGGTCTTGGCGTCGAACACGGTTTTGATGAAGCCTTCCGCCTCGCCGAGCGCGATCGCCTTGCCATTGCCGATGAACGGGAAGCTGCCGACCTTCAGCTCGTACCCGGCTTCCTTGGCCTTGGCCTCTGTCAGGCCGACCGATGCGATCTGTGGGTGGCAGTAGGTGCAGCCGGGAATGTTGCTGCGATCGAGCGGATGCGGGTGGACTTCGGTGTTGCCCAGTTCCTGCGCGATCGCCTCGGCGGCGGTGACGCCCTCGTGGCTCGCCTTGTGCGCCAGCCAGGGGCCTTCCACACAGTCGCCGATCGCCCACACGCCCTTGACGTTGGTGCGGCCGAGCGGATCGACCTTGATGTGGAAGCGCTTATCCGGCTCGATGTTGAGCTCTTCGAGGCCGATGTTCTCAAGGTTCGGCACGATGCCGACCGCGACGATGACGTGGCTGAACTCGGTCGTCTCTTCCTTGCCGGCCTTGTCCTTGATGGCGACCTTCACTCCAGTGTCGGACTTTTCGATCGCCCCAACCGCAGCCTTGGTGAGAATCTTGATCCCCTGCTTGGTCAGCTGCTTCTCTAGGAACGTCGAGACATCGGCGTCCTCCACCGGCACGATGCGGTCGGCCATTTCGACCACCGTCACCTCGCTGCCCATGTCGTTGTAGAAGCTGGCGAACTCGATGCCGATCGCGCCCGAGCCGATGACCAGCAGCTTGGTCGGAAGCTCCTTGGGCGTCATCGCATGGCGGTAGGTCCAGATCCGCTCGCCGTCGCTCTTGGCCTTCGGCAGCTCGCGGGCGCGGGCTCCCGTTGCGATCACGATGTGCTTGGCTTCAAGCGTCTCACTGCCCTTCTCGCCCGTGACTTCGAGCTTGCCCGGCGCGACCAGCTTGCCGGTGCCCATGTGCACGGTGATCTTGTTCTTCTTCATCAGCCCGGTGACGCCACGGTTGAGCTGGTCAGCCACTCCGCGCGAACGCTTCACCACGGCCTCGAGGTCGGCGGTGATGTTCTCCGCCGCGAGACCATAGGCCTTGGCGTCCTTCATCTGGTGGAACACCTCGGCCGAGCGCAGCAGCGCCTTGGTCGGGATGCAGCCCCAGTTGAGGCAGATGCCGCCCAGCTTCTCGCGCTCGACGATCGCGGTCTTGAGGCCCAGCTGCGCCGCGCGGATCGCCGCGACATAGCCGCCGGGGCCTGAGCCAAGAACGATGACGTCGTAGGTGTCTGCCACTGAAATCTACTCCTGCTCGGATTCTTGATCGATTGGGCGAGGGCGACCCGCTTCGTCGATGGCGACGAAGGTGAACGTCGCCTCGGTTACCTTGACTTCCTCGTCCTCGGTGCGGTGCCGACGCCAGGCCTCGATGCCGATGCTCATCGAGCTGCGGCCCGTACGCTTCATCTCGGCATAGACCGACACCTCGTCACCTACCTTTACAGGGAGGTGGAACTTCATGCCGTCGAGCGCAATCGTCACCGCTCGACCGCGCGAGTGCCGCGCCGCCAGCAAGCCGGCGCCCGAATCCATCAGGCTCAGCAGCCAGCCGCCGAAGATGTCACCGTAAGCATTGGTGTCCGCGGGCATGGCGGTCACGCGAATGACCGGATCGCGTCGCGCCTCGGCCACCTCAAGCGACCTGGCTGAGCGCATCAAGCGGACAAGGACGATCGTTGGCGTCGAGCACCACGAAGGTGAAAGTACCGTTCGCCACCTCCACCTGATCTTCGCTCGCCCGCGCACGCCCGAAGCCACGCGTCTGGATCGTCATCGAGGTGCGACCCTTGCGCGCGATCTCGGCATAGACGTT contains:
- a CDS encoding acyl-CoA thioesterase, giving the protein MRSARSLEVAEARRDPVIRVTAMPADTNAYGDIFGGWLLSLMDSGAGLLAARHSRGRAVTIALDGMKFHLPVKVGDEVSVYAEMKRTGRSSMSIGIEAWRRHRTEDEEVKVTEATFTFVAIDEAGRPRPIDQESEQE
- a CDS encoding PilZ domain-containing protein codes for the protein MKHEPIDHGAATPARSAPRAGITLICEVRQGSRPWAPARLEDLSPGGFRIARLPGARAELPLRMRIPGMQLLSAEIRWMRDGAVGCAFAEPLHVAVFEHIVRSAD
- the lpdA gene encoding dihydrolipoyl dehydrogenase, whose protein sequence is MADTYDVIVLGSGPGGYVAAIRAAQLGLKTAIVEREKLGGICLNWGCIPTKALLRSAEVFHQMKDAKAYGLAAENITADLEAVVKRSRGVADQLNRGVTGLMKKNKITVHMGTGKLVAPGKLEVTGEKGSETLEAKHIVIATGARARELPKAKSDGERIWTYRHAMTPKELPTKLLVIGSGAIGIEFASFYNDMGSEVTVVEMADRIVPVEDADVSTFLEKQLTKQGIKILTKAAVGAIEKSDTGVKVAIKDKAGKEETTEFSHVIVAVGIVPNLENIGLEELNIEPDKRFHIKVDPLGRTNVKGVWAIGDCVEGPWLAHKASHEGVTAAEAIAQELGNTEVHPHPLDRSNIPGCTYCHPQIASVGLTEAKAKEAGYELKVGSFPFIGNGKAIALGEAEGFIKTVFDAKTGELLGAHMIGAEVTELIQGYVVGKTLETTEAELIGTVFPHPTLSEMMHESVLAAYGRVIHM